The genomic stretch CATTGTTTAAAACCAACACAATGGGATTTAACTTTAATCGAATCATGGTTGAAAGCTCTAATCCTGTCATCTGAAAAGCACCATCCCCCACAATCACAATGGGTCTGAGTTGCGACTTTGCCAATTGAGCCCCCAAAGCAGCTGGCACAGCAAATCCCATGGAGGTGTAATAGGCCGGACTCAAAAATTCTGTCCTCTTATGAATGGTTAAATCAAGCGCTCCAAAAAGGGAATCCCCAATATCGGCAATGACGACCATGTTGTCATCTAAAATAGTATCTAGGTATTGAAACAATCGCTTGAGACAGACGAGTTCATTCGGGCGAACTTTAAATTTGATTTCTTCAGATAATTTTTCATTAATTCTTGGGGTTTTCCTCTTTTGAATTTTGGCACGGACCAATCCTTTCATAAAATCATCAAAGGTGACCTCTTCAAACCGATGATATCGAATAAGAATTTTCTCTGACGTTGCATATATCGATCGAGCAGGATCCAAGCGAGCTGTAAAAATCCCAAGATTAATATCGGTTAAAAAAGCTCCCAACATGATTAAGCAGTCAGAACTCTCAACCGCATAGCGAACCTCTTCTCGACCAATGGCCCCCTCATAAACGCCAAGATACAAAGGATGGACTTCACTGATCACCGATTTTCCCAAGGCGGTTGAGGCTACTGGAATTCCGGTTCTCTCAACCAATCGAATCAGTTCATTCTGAAGACCAAAACGATGAACCTCCACATCCGCCAGAATGACAGGATTTTTGCTCCCATTAATCATTTTGACCGCTTCATCAAGCGATTCTCTCAAGGCCTCTGGCCGACTTAACTCCTTAACTCTTGACGATTGATGATGATAAGGGCTCACAACATCCGTCATGTCGCGGGGAAGCTCAATATAAACCGGCCGCTTGTAGCGCAGCGCTGTATCCAGCACTCGATCAATCTCCTGAAAAGCGGTCAGGGGATGACTTAAAACTGTCGAGGCCACGGTTAAATGATCAAAAATATCTTTTTGTGTGGTGAACTCTCGCACGCGATGATGAAGCAAGGGATTTTTTTCTCTCTCCTTCATCCCCGGTGCTCCACTGATCACAACCACAGGAGACTTTTCAGCATAGGCCCCCGCAATGGGGTTCGCCACATTAAGGCCTCCAACGCAATACGTCACACACAAGGCCCCAAGTCCATTGAGCCGAGCATAAGCATCTGCTGCAAAGCCTGCAGAATCCTCTCTGGTAGTCACGACCGGAATGATTTTACTTTTTTCGATGAGAGAATAAAAACGAAGAATATAATCTCCTGGAATGCCAAAAATATGGCGAATACCCAGTTCGTAGAGGCGTTTGAGCAAATATTGACCCATCGAAATGTGTTTTTTCATTTCCCTCCACATTTCTATTGTATCACAAAGCCCCTTTCATTTGAAAATACGCAATCACTTTTTGAATCATTTCATCCAAGGAGGTTGTCGGCTGAAATCCAATTTGTTTCTTAATCTTAGAAATATCTGGAACTCTTCTTTGCATGTCCTCAAATCCTTCACCGTAAGCTTCTTCGTAAGAGAAAAACTCAATTTTAGAAGAACTTTGAGTACTACGAATGAAATGAGCCGCCTCTAAAACCTTTTCCGTTCCCCGAATATTGGTATCAATGGTTCGAACAGGACTTTCTACAATCAGGCGAACGCCGACCGCAGCCGCCAAGTGATACACAACATCACAATGATCCATCCACTCATGAAGAAGAGAATCGTTCATAATGGTATCAATCACATAATGAAAATTTTTATGGGTTTTAAGATGTTGAATATTCTCAATACTTCCCGTCGATAGATCATCCATCACATCAACATGATGACCCTCTCGAAGAAGAGCCTCTGCCAAATGAGAACCGATAAAACCCGCACCCCCCGTGATCAATGCCTTCATGAAATACCCCTTTGTAACCCCTCCATCTCCCATTAATGGTTTCCGTCTCTCAACTCCAACCACTTCCTCGTCCACCCGCAAGCGGGTACCCGGACTCGGTCGTAAGGGGAGAGCTCCCCTCTTATTTAAGAGGGGCTGGGGGAGTTATTTTTTTGCTGAAATTTTCAAATATTCTAAATCGGCACAACCTAAATTTTTGAAGCCCATATTGCATCAGCGTCCATAAAGTTTTAAAACCATAGAGCACACTTTTTCTAAAATTAATGGACGAGGCTTCTTTCATATACCGCACCGGAACGGGAATATCTCCAATTCGAAAACCAAAGAAGACGCATTGCGCTAAAAATTGAGCATCAAAGGCATAATCATTCGCATTATTCTGAAAGGGAATAGTTTCTAAGACTTTCCGCGTATAGGCCCGTAAACCACTGTGCCCATCCCCCATATTCTGTCCCAAAACAAGATTTGCAATAAGGGTCAAAAACCGATTGGCAAGATACTTATAGACGGGCATTCCTCCCCGCAATGTCTCTCGACGTGTTCGAATGCGGTTTCCAAGAACGACATCACAAACACCTGTTTGAAGAAATCCTGTGATATAGGGAACCAACCGGCTGTCATATTGATCATCGGGATGAATCATCACCACCACATCCGCTCCTCGCTTGAGCGCCTCCTGGTAACACGTCTTTTGATTTCCTCCATAGCCCCTATTTTTTGAATGAGTGATCACCGTCAACCCTAGATTTCTTGCAATCTCAACGGTCTTATCCCCACTTGCATCATCCACCAAAATAACTTCTGAATAACATCCTTTAGGAATATCCCGATAAGTT from Chlamydiota bacterium encodes the following:
- a CDS encoding alpha-keto acid decarboxylase family protein, with the protein product MKKHISMGQYLLKRLYELGIRHIFGIPGDYILRFYSLIEKSKIIPVVTTREDSAGFAADAYARLNGLGALCVTYCVGGLNVANPIAGAYAEKSPVVVISGAPGMKEREKNPLLHHRVREFTTQKDIFDHLTVASTVLSHPLTAFQEIDRVLDTALRYKRPVYIELPRDMTDVVSPYHHQSSRVKELSRPEALRESLDEAVKMINGSKNPVILADVEVHRFGLQNELIRLVERTGIPVASTALGKSVISEVHPLYLGVYEGAIGREEVRYAVESSDCLIMLGAFLTDINLGIFTARLDPARSIYATSEKILIRYHRFEEVTFDDFMKGLVRAKIQKRKTPRINEKLSEEIKFKVRPNELVCLKRLFQYLDTILDDNMVVIADIGDSLFGALDLTIHKRTEFLSPAYYTSMGFAVPAALGAQLAKSQLRPIVIVGDGAFQMTGLELSTMIRLKLNPIVLVLNNEGYGTERVIEQANHSYNDIVNWKYHEIPRILGRGKGFVVKKEGELVKALSLSLAEKENFSILNIQIDRQDHSPAMERIGKKMFKKI
- a CDS encoding GDP-mannose 4,6-dehydratase, which translates into the protein MKALITGGAGFIGSHLAEALLREGHHVDVMDDLSTGSIENIQHLKTHKNFHYVIDTIMNDSLLHEWMDHCDVVYHLAAAVGVRLIVESPVRTIDTNIRGTEKVLEAAHFIRSTQSSSKIEFFSYEEAYGEGFEDMQRRVPDISKIKKQIGFQPTTSLDEMIQKVIAYFQMKGAL
- a CDS encoding glycosyltransferase family 2 protein: MPAYHAEKTLKKTYRDIPKGCYSEVILVDDASGDKTVEIARNLGLTVITHSKNRGYGGNQKTCYQEALKRGADVVVMIHPDDQYDSRLVPYITGFLQTGVCDVVLGNRIRTRRETLRGGMPVYKYLANRFLTLIANLVLGQNMGDGHSGLRAYTRKVLETIPFQNNANDYAFDAQFLAQCVFFGFRIGDIPVPVRYMKEASSINFRKSVLYGFKTLWTLMQYGLQKFRLCRFRIFENFSKKITPPAPLK